One Candidatus Poribacteria bacterium DNA window includes the following coding sequences:
- a CDS encoding DUF502 domain-containing protein, producing the protein MRTRAESFRRDSKSLARTGSQAAVRNRMGSTALRTRIRRYFLAGLLALLPTIVVGYILWFFWGKLNRATKWIFYTFQIESRWWSELLFPVIALLLGVLATIIVGVTSRTLFGRGFVRIWERVMIRIPVLSRVYVVVQQIIASLSTQHRTLFREVVLIEYPREGMYRLAFVASDGLSDLIPDEELTPVFVPNTPNVTAGFVFLLPRRELIRVDIPADEAIKMIISGGFVRPTMGNRRNHVGTSPSEELTASEEPVPTKRDRIVGA; encoded by the coding sequence ATGCGGACGCGCGCCGAGTCCTTCAGGCGCGACTCGAAGTCGCTCGCCCGAACGGGTTCACAGGCAGCGGTGAGGAACCGGATGGGATCGACGGCTCTGCGAACTCGTATTAGGCGCTACTTCCTCGCTGGGCTGCTGGCGCTTCTGCCGACCATCGTCGTCGGCTATATCCTGTGGTTCTTCTGGGGCAAGCTGAACCGCGCGACGAAGTGGATCTTCTACACGTTTCAGATCGAGTCGCGGTGGTGGTCGGAGCTTCTCTTCCCGGTCATCGCCTTGCTTCTGGGCGTCCTCGCCACTATTATAGTGGGCGTGACGTCCCGGACCCTGTTCGGTCGCGGGTTCGTCCGGATCTGGGAACGCGTGATGATCCGCATCCCGGTGCTGAGCCGGGTGTATGTAGTCGTACAGCAGATCATCGCGTCGCTCTCGACGCAGCATCGGACGCTCTTCCGCGAGGTGGTTCTGATCGAGTACCCCAGGGAAGGGATGTACCGGCTGGCGTTCGTCGCGTCCGACGGGCTGTCCGACCTCATTCCCGATGAGGAACTGACGCCCGTCTTCGTGCCGAACACGCCGAACGTGACGGCAGGCTTCGTGTTCCTGCTGCCGCGTCGCGAGTTGATCCGGGTCGATATCCCCGCGGACGAGGCGATCAAGATGATCATCTCGGGAGGGTTCGTTCGACCCACGATGGGGAACCGACGGAATCACGTCGGCACGTCACCTTCCGAGGAGCTCACGGCTTCGGAAGAGCCCGTCCCAACCAAGCGAGACCGCATTGTCGGGGCGTAG